A single Lolium perenne isolate Kyuss_39 chromosome 6, Kyuss_2.0, whole genome shotgun sequence DNA region contains:
- the LOC127307040 gene encoding phosphoenolpyruvate carboxylase kinase 1: MSAELNRDYEIGQELGRGRFGVVRRCVSRSTGEPFAVKSVDRSSLADDLDQELAELEPKLAQLAGAGNPGAVQTHAVYEDDVWTHTVMDLCSGPDLLDWVRRRRGAPVPEPVAADIVAQVAQALALCHRRGVAHRDVKPDNIVLDDVEEDGEDVSPRARLADFGSAAWIGGGRRAEGLVGTPHYVAPEVVSGEDYGEKADVWSAGVVMYVLLSGGALPFGGETAKDVLSAVMRGSVRFPPRLFSGVSPAAKDLMRRMMCRDEWRRFSAEQVLRHPWIVSGGGSRAMEQPT, from the exons ATGAGTGCAGAGCTAAACAGGGACTACGAGATTGGGCAGGAGCTCGGCCGCGGTCGGTTCGGCGTCGTCCGCCGCTGCGTCTCGCGCTCCACCGGCGAGCCCTTCGCCGTCAAGTCCGTGGACCGCTCCAGCCTAGCCGACGACCTCGACCAGGAGCTGGCGGAGCTGGAGCCGAAGCTGGCCCAGCTCGCCGGCGCGGGGAACCCGGGCGCCGTGCAGACGCACGCGGTCTACGAGGACGACGTCTGGACCCACACGGTCATGGACCTCTGCTCCGGCCCGGACCTGCTCGACTGGGTCCGGCGCCGCCGCGGCGCGCCCGTGccggagcccgtcgccgccgacatCGTCGCGCAGGTCGCCCAGGCGCTCGCCCTCTGCCACCGGCGCGGGGTCGCCCACCGCGACGTGAAGCCCGACAACATCGTCCTCGACGATGTCGAGGAGGACGGTGAGGACGTGTCGCCGCGCGCGCGGCTCGCGGACTTCGGGTCGGCGGCGTGGATCGGGGGCGGGCGCCGCGCCGAGGGCCTGGTGGGCACGCCCCACTACGTGGCCCCCGAGGTGGTGTCGGGCGAGGACTACGGCGAGAAGGCGGACGTGTGGAGCGCGGGCGTGGTGATGTACGTGCTGCTCTCCGGCGGCGCGCTCCCGTTCGGCGGCGAGACGGCCAAGGACGTGCTGTCGGCGGTGATGCGGGGCAGCGTCAGGTTCCCGCCCAGGCTGTTCTCCGGCGTGTCCCCCGCCGCCAAGGACCTCATGAGGCGAATGATGTGCCGCGACGAGTGGCGGCGCTTCTCCGCCGAACAAGTTCTAC GCCACCCGTGGATCGTGAGCGGCGGAGGATCCCGAGCCATGGAGCAGCCGACCTGA